In Magnetospirillum sp. 15-1, the sequence GTGGCCGCCACCGACCTGCTGTGGAGCGTGGATGGCCGGGGTCGATTGACCATCCTGTCCGCTCCGACCGGAGTGAGGTTACCGCTGGCGTGGTGGCGGGCCGTCCATCTGGGGCGCCGCGACCGGCGGGAGCTGGCGGTCAGTCTGAGGGCCGGGCGGCCTTTTGCCGGGCTGCGGGCCCGCATTCGCCTGGGGCCGCTGACCGGGACATGCCTGGAGCTCTCTGGCCGATACCGCGATGGCGGCTGGAGTGGTGCCGCCCTGGTGCGGGACGATCCCTGGGGTGGCGATATCGCCGTCGATGGCCGGCATGGCGGTGATCTGGTCCAGGCCGTGCTCGATCAGGTGGCGGCGGCAATCCCCGCCGAGCACGTCTTCATCGCCCGGCGCGAGCGCGACGGCACCCTGGTGCCTGAATTCGTCGCCGCCAATCCGGCGGGCAGCGGCGATCTGGCCGGCTATCCCTATCGCAGTGCCGGTACCGCCTGCGGCGACGTGCTGGCCACCGGCCGCCCCCTGGTGGTCGCCGACCGTCTGGGCGACCGCTATCCTCCGCTCGGGCGGTTCCGTCGCCTGGGGATCACCGCCTATGCCGGCGCACCGCTGTTCGAGGGCCACGCCACCCCCTCGGCGGTGCTGGTCGCCCTGGGAACGAAGGCCTTCGACCATCCGCCCCGCATCGAGGCCATTCTGGCCGCCGCGATCCAGCGGATCGGGCCCGAGCTCCGCGTCGCCCTGGCGGAACGCCGCCTGTCGCATTCGGTGAAACGGCTGACCTCGCTGCTCGACAACATGCCGGGCGTGGCGTATCGCGCCCGCATGTCCCCCGACGGCCGCCGCCGCATGCTGTATGCCAGCCAGGGCGTCGAGCGGCTGATCGGGGTAAGCCCAGCCGAACTCTGCCGCTGGTCGTCGGATCGCCTGCTTGAATTGCGCCATCCCGACGACCGCGAGCGTTCCCTTGCCGACACCATCGCATCGCTTGGCCGCGACGGCACCGCCGAGTTGCGGTGGCGTCTGATTCGGCCGGACGGACGGGTGGTCTGGGTGCAGGCGAACGAGAGACTGGTCGAGCGCGACGGGGCCGATCTGGTCATCGAAGGGCTGATTCGCGACTGCGGTCCGGACATCGAGACGCAGGACGAGTTGACCCGCCGGGTCCGTGACTTGAAGACGGTGGTGGACTATGCCCCCGACTGGGAAAGCTGGCTGGACGAGACCGGACGCCTGCGCTGGATCAGCCCCGGCGTCGAGAAGGTCACGGGCTATACCGTGGCGGAATGCCAGCATTTTCCTGACTATCCGCGCTCCCTGGTCTGCGACGAGGACCAGGGCGTCTTCGACAACGCCGTGGCCGCCGCCCAGGCCGGTTCCATGGTGGCCGACGTGGACATCCGCATTCGCCGCCGCTGGGGCGAGGCCGGCTGGTGCTCGCTGTCCATCCAGCCGGTGACCGCCGACGGGCAGCCCGCCGGTCTGCGCCTGTGCATCCGCCGTATCGACCGGCGCAAGGCGGCCGAGCAGATGCTGCACCAGCGGGAAGAGGAAATCGCCCGGGTGCTGGCCGCCCTCGACCTGGTCCGCGAGGCGGTGGTCGTCAGCAATGCCGAGGGCCATGTCACCTACGCCAACGCCGCCGCCGCCCGTCTGCTCGGCTTCGAGGCCGCCGCCGCCCTGCGCGGGCGGCCCTGGCGGGAGCTGGGGCTGACCGGATCGTCGCGGGCTCCCTTCCTCGACATCATCGAATCCTCGCTGGCCAGCCGGGGGGCCTGGAGCGGCGAACTGGCGCTGAGCCGCGAAGAGGGCACCACCTTCCTCGACACCCGCTTCGCCCGCCTGCCCCAGGACGGCTTCATCGCGGTGCTGACCGATATCGGGGCGCGCAAGCTGGCCGACGAGCAACTGCGCGAGAACCAGGAGCGCTACCGCGCCCTGTTCGAAACGGCCGGCGACGCCATCTTCCTGATGGAAGGCGCCAGCATCATCGACTGCAATCCCCGGGCGGAGGCGGTGTTCGGCTATCCCCGCGGCGAGCTGCAAGGTCACGGGCTGCACGATTTCGCGCCACCCCGCCAGCCCGACGGCCGCGAGTCCCAGGTGGCGGCGGCGGGGTTGCTGTCCAAGGCGCTGAGCGGCAATCCCCAGGCCTATGAATGGCTGGGCCGCCACCGGGACGGCTCCCTGGTCAACCTGGACGTGACGCTGACCTGCGTGCCGCGCCGGGGACGGCCCTATCTGGTGGCGGTGGTACGCGACGTCACCGAGCGGCGGCGGCGGGAAGAGGAACAGCGCCACCTGGAGCAGCAACTGCAGCAGGCCCGCAAGCTGGAAGCCCTGGGCCAGCTGGCCGGCGGCGTGGCCCATGATTTCAACAACATCCTCGGCGCCATTCGCGGCTTTGCCGATCTTCTGGTGGACGAGGTGCCGGCGGGATCGCCGGGCGAGCGCTATGTGCGCCGCATCCTGACCGCCAGCGACCGGGCCAAGGGCGTGGTCCGCCAGATCCTGGCCTTCTCCCGCCGCAGCGAGGTGTCGCGCAGCAGCGTCGACCTGGGTCGGCTGGCGGAAGAGTGTCTGGGATTGCTGCGGGCCAGCATCCCGGCCACCACCGGTCTGGGCTTCAGCCTGGACGCCGGCGCGGCCGCCGCCGTGGTCGAGGGCGACCGCGACCAGCTCAGCCAGGTTATCCTCAATCTGGTGATCAATGCCAACGACGCCCTGGACGGGGCGCCGGGCGACATCCGCCTTGCCCTGGCTCCCGCCGGGGACATGCCGGAGCTTGGCCGTCTGGTCGGGCGGACCCGGCCCGAACTGGCCCTGGCCGTCGAGGTGGAGACCGCCGCCGACGGCGGCATCATTGCCGTGACCGGCAGCTTCGACCCCGACCGTCCCCACGTGGCGCTCAGCATCGCCGACAGCGGGCCGGGCATTCCCGAAGCGGTGATCGAGCACGCCTTCGACCCGTTCTTCACCACAAAATCGGCCCGCCAGGGCACCGGCCTGGGGCTGGCGGTGGTTCACAGCATCGTGCTGGCTCACCACGGGGCCATCGTGGTACGCAGCCATCCTGGGCGGGGTTGCCGCTTCGATATCGTTCTGCCCACCGGCCGGGGCGAGGCCGCCGCCGAGAGCGTCGCCACCGGGACCGGGATGGGGCTGCCACCGGGAACGCGGGTGCTGGTGGTCGACGACGATCTGGATTTCGGCGATATGATCCTCGCCATGCTCGAGCATCGCGGCATCGAGGCGGCGGTGGTGTCGTCACCGCTGGACGCCCTCGACGTTCTGCGCGAGCAGCCCGACGCCTGGGACGTCATGGTGACCGACCAGACCATGCCGGGGATGCGTGGCATCGATCTGGTGAAGGCGGTCAAGGCGATCCGGCCCAACCTTCCCTGCCTGATCTGCACCGGCTACCCCGAGGCCCTCGACGAAGGAACCCTGGCCGCCGCCGGTGTGTTCGCGCTGCTGCACAAGCCGGTGGACTTCCCCCATTACTTCGCCCTGCTGGGCCGGGCTCTGGCGGGGAGTTAGGCCGTTTCCGGCGACGGCAGGATTTCCCGGATCAGGGCGAACAGGGCGCCGACATCCAGCGGTTTGGCGAGATAGCGCACGCATCCCGCTTCGGTGGCCTGGCGAATGGTGCCGGCGGTGACGTCGGCGGACAGGGCGACCACC encodes:
- a CDS encoding PAS domain S-box protein; the encoded protein is MAATDLLWSVDGRGRLTILSAPTGVRLPLAWWRAVHLGRRDRRELAVSLRAGRPFAGLRARIRLGPLTGTCLELSGRYRDGGWSGAALVRDDPWGGDIAVDGRHGGDLVQAVLDQVAAAIPAEHVFIARRERDGTLVPEFVAANPAGSGDLAGYPYRSAGTACGDVLATGRPLVVADRLGDRYPPLGRFRRLGITAYAGAPLFEGHATPSAVLVALGTKAFDHPPRIEAILAAAIQRIGPELRVALAERRLSHSVKRLTSLLDNMPGVAYRARMSPDGRRRMLYASQGVERLIGVSPAELCRWSSDRLLELRHPDDRERSLADTIASLGRDGTAELRWRLIRPDGRVVWVQANERLVERDGADLVIEGLIRDCGPDIETQDELTRRVRDLKTVVDYAPDWESWLDETGRLRWISPGVEKVTGYTVAECQHFPDYPRSLVCDEDQGVFDNAVAAAQAGSMVADVDIRIRRRWGEAGWCSLSIQPVTADGQPAGLRLCIRRIDRRKAAEQMLHQREEEIARVLAALDLVREAVVVSNAEGHVTYANAAAARLLGFEAAAALRGRPWRELGLTGSSRAPFLDIIESSLASRGAWSGELALSREEGTTFLDTRFARLPQDGFIAVLTDIGARKLADEQLRENQERYRALFETAGDAIFLMEGASIIDCNPRAEAVFGYPRGELQGHGLHDFAPPRQPDGRESQVAAAGLLSKALSGNPQAYEWLGRHRDGSLVNLDVTLTCVPRRGRPYLVAVVRDVTERRRREEEQRHLEQQLQQARKLEALGQLAGGVAHDFNNILGAIRGFADLLVDEVPAGSPGERYVRRILTASDRAKGVVRQILAFSRRSEVSRSSVDLGRLAEECLGLLRASIPATTGLGFSLDAGAAAAVVEGDRDQLSQVILNLVINANDALDGAPGDIRLALAPAGDMPELGRLVGRTRPELALAVEVETAADGGIIAVTGSFDPDRPHVALSIADSGPGIPEAVIEHAFDPFFTTKSARQGTGLGLAVVHSIVLAHHGAIVVRSHPGRGCRFDIVLPTGRGEAAAESVATGTGMGLPPGTRVLVVDDDLDFGDMILAMLEHRGIEAAVVSSPLDALDVLREQPDAWDVMVTDQTMPGMRGIDLVKAVKAIRPNLPCLICTGYPEALDEGTLAAAGVFALLHKPVDFPHYFALLGRALAGS